Proteins found in one Echinimonas agarilytica genomic segment:
- the xdhC gene encoding xanthine dehydrogenase accessory protein XdhC yields the protein MNSLNWSDAILHCQHAGQGYVIATIIDAQGSTPRDGGSKMVIDDAHCYDTLGGGQLEFLVTQQARELLAANQSCQIMRPIPLAAEAAQCCGGNVLVMLECFAKVDWQINLFGAGHVAQALVKILAELPCQVNVIDSRAEYLQHFNAANCRVIHHADPTQTIAEYVDNSWNIIFTHDHQLDYKLCSELLRYDRWAFVGLIGSRTKAQRFHQRLKADGFEEQYLTCPIGLPDVRGKRPMEVAVSIAAQLQSLYYQEQPRHKRKSTSWRTIKKLIGSNQLESY from the coding sequence ATGAATTCATTGAATTGGAGTGATGCCATTTTACACTGCCAACATGCGGGGCAAGGTTATGTCATCGCAACCATTATTGACGCCCAAGGTTCCACGCCACGAGACGGCGGCAGCAAAATGGTCATCGACGACGCACATTGCTATGACACGCTAGGCGGCGGACAGCTGGAATTTCTGGTCACCCAACAAGCCAGAGAATTATTGGCCGCTAATCAAAGTTGTCAAATCATGCGTCCTATTCCACTGGCCGCAGAAGCTGCGCAATGCTGCGGTGGCAATGTACTGGTCATGCTTGAGTGCTTTGCCAAAGTGGACTGGCAAATCAATTTATTCGGCGCGGGGCATGTGGCACAAGCGCTAGTGAAAATACTAGCCGAGCTGCCTTGCCAAGTGAATGTCATCGATAGCCGCGCTGAGTACTTGCAGCATTTCAACGCCGCCAATTGTCGCGTGATACATCATGCCGACCCCACCCAAACTATTGCCGAATATGTTGATAACAGTTGGAACATCATTTTCACGCATGACCACCAACTAGATTACAAGCTATGCTCTGAATTACTCCGATACGACCGTTGGGCATTTGTTGGCCTTATTGGTTCTCGCACAAAAGCACAACGATTCCATCAACGACTCAAAGCTGATGGATTTGAGGAGCAGTACCTAACGTGCCCGATCGGTTTACCTGATGTTCGAGGCAAACGCCCTATGGAAGTTGCCGTATCCATCGCTGCTCAACTGCAAAGTTTGTATTACCAAGAACAACCTCGACACAAACGTAAATCCACATCATGGCGAACGATTAAAAAATTGATTGGCTCGAATCAGTTGGAGAGTTATTGA
- the xdhB gene encoding xanthine dehydrogenase molybdopterin binding subunit, with amino-acid sequence MRKLVQPNSSNQASVQQGVGQSLQHESARKHVTGSAEYIDDMPTSPQLLHVATGQSARAHARIVSLDLSEVQTAAGVVDVITQQDIPGQIDVGPVYGGDPLLAGDTVVYAGQPIFAVAATSIEAAKRAVCLAKVEYQALPAVLTIDDAIAADSFVLPPHQHLQGDPEQAIDSAPFQTEGEIYVRGQEHFYLEGQISQASATEDGGIHVISSTQHPTEIQKLVSEVLGLGLHEVVAEVRRMGGGFGGKESQAAPLACIASLFAIRQRRPVRYRMPRQDDMVQTGKRHDFKNNWRAGFDSDGRLHGVSMTLAGKCGCSPDLSEGIVDRAMFHASNAYSFNAARIVGLRCKTNTVSNTAFRGFGGPKGMMAAETLMDDIARTVKKDPLDVRLINLYQPGQDETPYGQVVEQHVLPELMRTLEQSSDYRQRRNTINAFNNANRYVKKGLAMTPVQFGISFTAKHLNQAGALLHIYTDGTMLISHGGTEMGQGLNTKIQQIVASAFDVPVAMVKVSSTRTDKVPNTSPTAASSGTDLNGMAALNACNKIKRELSKFAATHFNIEEYELKYHNGQVTAGEQVMNFNEFVQLAYLNRTSLSANGFYKTPKIHYDKNTGQGQPFFYFANGAAVSEVTIDTLTGEYKVNRVDVLQDVGKSLNPAIDMGQIEGGFVQGMGWLTTEELLWDKQGSVISDSPANYKIPTAFDTPEQFNVALYRRENTANTIHQSKAVGEPPLMLGISVWAALRDAISSTSNYRLSPQLDTPATPERVYWALQQCAQYNQQHQEAS; translated from the coding sequence ATGCGTAAATTGGTTCAACCAAACTCGTCAAATCAAGCCTCTGTGCAACAGGGTGTGGGGCAATCATTGCAGCATGAATCAGCGCGCAAGCATGTTACCGGAAGCGCAGAGTACATTGACGACATGCCAACCTCACCGCAATTGCTCCACGTAGCAACAGGACAATCTGCGCGCGCTCATGCGCGTATCGTCTCGCTCGATTTATCCGAAGTACAAACAGCTGCCGGCGTGGTCGATGTGATCACCCAACAGGACATTCCTGGCCAAATCGACGTAGGTCCCGTTTACGGTGGCGATCCGCTGTTGGCTGGCGACACCGTGGTCTATGCAGGCCAACCCATTTTTGCCGTCGCGGCTACCAGCATTGAAGCAGCTAAACGAGCCGTTTGTTTAGCAAAAGTGGAATATCAAGCTTTGCCTGCGGTGCTCACCATTGATGATGCGATTGCTGCCGATAGTTTTGTATTGCCACCTCATCAACATCTGCAGGGTGATCCCGAACAGGCAATTGATAGTGCGCCATTTCAAACCGAAGGCGAGATCTATGTGCGTGGCCAAGAACACTTCTATCTCGAAGGCCAAATCAGTCAGGCATCGGCAACCGAAGACGGAGGCATTCATGTCATCAGTTCAACGCAGCACCCCACAGAGATTCAAAAACTAGTCTCTGAGGTGTTAGGTCTTGGGCTGCACGAAGTTGTTGCTGAAGTCCGCCGTATGGGGGGAGGATTTGGTGGAAAAGAGAGCCAAGCAGCACCGCTGGCATGCATCGCTTCTTTGTTTGCTATTCGCCAAAGACGCCCGGTGCGTTACCGCATGCCTCGCCAAGACGACATGGTGCAAACCGGCAAACGCCACGACTTCAAAAATAACTGGCGTGCAGGGTTCGATAGCGACGGACGTTTACACGGGGTGTCTATGACGCTGGCAGGCAAATGCGGTTGCTCGCCCGATCTTTCTGAAGGAATTGTCGATCGCGCCATGTTTCATGCCAGCAATGCCTATTCGTTCAATGCCGCGCGCATTGTTGGGTTACGTTGCAAAACCAACACCGTCTCGAATACTGCCTTTAGGGGCTTTGGCGGACCAAAAGGCATGATGGCTGCCGAAACCCTAATGGATGATATAGCGCGCACGGTGAAAAAAGATCCGCTCGATGTTCGGCTCATCAACCTCTATCAACCGGGTCAAGACGAAACGCCTTATGGCCAAGTCGTGGAACAACATGTACTGCCTGAATTGATGCGCACACTAGAACAAAGCTCTGACTACCGTCAACGCAGAAACACCATCAATGCATTTAATAACGCCAACCGCTATGTGAAAAAGGGCTTGGCGATGACGCCTGTTCAATTTGGCATTTCTTTTACCGCCAAGCATCTAAATCAAGCCGGTGCACTACTGCATATCTACACCGATGGCACCATGCTGATCAGTCACGGCGGTACAGAAATGGGGCAAGGCTTGAATACCAAAATTCAACAAATTGTCGCCAGCGCATTCGACGTTCCGGTCGCCATGGTCAAGGTTAGCTCTACTCGAACCGATAAGGTTCCTAACACATCTCCCACTGCTGCTTCATCAGGCACCGACCTCAATGGCATGGCTGCATTAAACGCATGCAACAAAATAAAACGAGAACTCAGCAAGTTTGCTGCGACACACTTCAACATTGAAGAATATGAGCTGAAATATCACAACGGCCAAGTCACCGCTGGTGAGCAAGTCATGAACTTTAACGAGTTTGTTCAATTGGCCTACCTGAACCGAACATCGCTTTCAGCAAACGGCTTTTACAAAACACCGAAAATTCATTACGACAAAAACACCGGACAGGGCCAACCATTTTTTTACTTTGCAAATGGCGCAGCGGTGTCTGAAGTGACCATCGACACGCTCACCGGCGAATACAAAGTGAATCGAGTGGATGTGCTGCAAGACGTTGGAAAATCGCTCAATCCAGCCATCGACATGGGGCAAATTGAAGGCGGTTTTGTACAAGGAATGGGTTGGTTAACCACCGAAGAATTGCTCTGGGACAAACAAGGCAGCGTCATCTCTGATAGCCCTGCGAATTACAAAATTCCAACCGCGTTTGACACCCCCGAACAATTTAACGTGGCGCTCTATCGCCGCGAGAACACGGCTAACACCATTCACCAATCCAAAGCCGTGGGAGAACCGCCGCTGATGTTAGGCATATCGGTTTGGGCCGCACTCCGTGATGCCATCTCAAGCACCTCTAACTACCGATTAAGCCCCCAACTCGACACCCCAGCAACCCCAGAAAGAGTGTATTGGGCGCTGCAACAATGTGCTCAATACAATCAACAACATCAGGAGGCTTCATGA
- a CDS encoding TetR/AcrR family transcriptional regulator yields the protein MSPTRLQADNDFDPSETPTGTYKAGKIRDRNLSNIVAAAAEEFVQHGYKGTSIQAIANRGGVPKANIHYYFKSKSNLYVAVLDDLVRLWNDFLNSMSEDDDPAEVLDLFIRKKVEMSYSHPRASKLFAMEIIQGAPHLKEYLRTDMRQWVRDKTRVINAWIEQGKMSKVDPVHLIFLIWSSTQHYADFDVQVLTIMNCGEYEQEMIDEIADFLSGVILRGCGLEPPRQVSGGQQ from the coding sequence ATGTCTCCAACTCGATTACAAGCAGACAATGATTTTGACCCGTCAGAAACGCCAACGGGAACGTACAAAGCGGGAAAAATCAGAGACCGTAACCTCAGCAATATCGTGGCTGCAGCCGCTGAGGAATTCGTACAGCACGGCTACAAAGGAACCAGTATTCAGGCGATAGCCAATCGCGGAGGGGTGCCTAAAGCAAACATACATTATTACTTTAAGAGCAAATCCAATTTGTATGTTGCTGTGCTCGATGATCTCGTTCGATTGTGGAATGACTTTCTAAATTCAATGAGCGAAGACGACGATCCGGCTGAAGTATTGGATTTGTTTATCCGAAAAAAAGTAGAAATGTCTTACTCTCATCCAAGGGCATCCAAGCTATTTGCTATGGAAATTATTCAAGGCGCACCGCATCTCAAAGAATATTTGCGAACGGATATGCGTCAGTGGGTGAGGGATAAAACGCGAGTGATAAATGCATGGATTGAACAGGGAAAAATGAGCAAGGTTGACCCTGTACATTTGATTTTTCTCATTTGGTCGTCCACCCAACATTATGCTGACTTTGATGTGCAAGTGCTCACTATCATGAACTGTGGCGAGTATGAGCAAGAGATGATTGATGAGATTGCCGACTTTTTAAGTGG
- a CDS encoding 2-oxo-4-hydroxy-4-carboxy-5-ureidoimidazoline decarboxylase produces the protein MTLDSFNALTHADAKHQLLGCCHCQQWATALANMRPFESLEQLLQLADQLWLQANEAQILEAFSGHARIGDIELLRSKYAGRATGEQGQVLAASDDVLNELQRLNDLYFEKNQFIFIVCASGKPAHVMLELLQQRIHNCRDTELQNGAVQQGYITRLRLQQLFISTNAQARVQP, from the coding sequence ATGACCTTGGATAGCTTTAATGCGCTCACTCACGCAGATGCCAAACATCAACTTCTTGGCTGTTGTCACTGCCAACAATGGGCAACGGCACTTGCCAACATGCGCCCTTTTGAGTCCCTTGAACAGCTGCTTCAGTTGGCTGACCAACTATGGTTACAAGCCAATGAAGCTCAAATTTTGGAGGCATTTTCCGGTCATGCTCGAATTGGAGATATTGAATTGTTACGTTCTAAATATGCTGGACGAGCAACCGGAGAGCAGGGTCAAGTGTTGGCCGCATCGGATGACGTGCTCAATGAATTACAACGCTTAAACGATCTGTATTTCGAGAAAAACCAATTCATTTTCATCGTTTGCGCCAGCGGCAAACCTGCCCATGTCATGCTCGAGCTACTTCAGCAGCGTATCCACAATTGTCGTGATACTGAACTGCAAAACGGCGCTGTTCAGCAAGGATATATAACGCGCCTACGCCTGCAACAACTGTTTATCAGCACCAACGCCCAAGCGAGGGTCCAACCATGA
- a CDS encoding ABC transporter permease: MDITLIENVLFATVRTATPLLLVALGAMMSERAGVLNLGQEGMVLMGAAVAFMASYVTSHMGLGVLAGAFAGMLVSVLFAFVALNLMANQVATGLALTIFGTGLSAFIGADYVGYSMIGLAPVELPLLSSIPLIGKALFAQDVLVYLAFGLFGLLWWVMRGTRLGLIIRSVGENPEASHALGYPVLKIRYVAVLFGGAMAGLAGAYLSLAYTPMWSEGIAAGRGWIALALVVFASWRITRVLLGAWLFGFASILHLLLQGSGYSISPNLLAMLPYVVTIVVLVMMQRKHGQSDAPRSLGQPFSSSR, translated from the coding sequence ATGGATATCACACTGATCGAAAACGTTTTGTTCGCCACAGTCAGAACTGCTACACCGCTATTGTTGGTCGCCTTGGGAGCCATGATGTCGGAACGTGCTGGAGTATTGAATTTAGGGCAGGAAGGCATGGTTTTGATGGGCGCGGCAGTGGCGTTTATGGCGTCTTATGTTACGTCTCATATGGGGTTGGGTGTATTGGCAGGCGCATTTGCTGGAATGTTGGTGTCGGTATTATTTGCGTTTGTCGCGTTAAATTTGATGGCCAATCAAGTTGCTACAGGCCTTGCATTAACCATTTTCGGAACCGGTTTGAGTGCTTTTATAGGTGCTGACTATGTGGGGTATTCCATGATTGGATTAGCGCCGGTTGAACTGCCGTTGCTGAGTTCTATTCCACTCATTGGCAAAGCTCTATTTGCGCAAGATGTATTGGTGTACTTGGCGTTTGGTTTGTTTGGATTGTTGTGGTGGGTGATGAGAGGCACACGTCTTGGGTTGATCATCCGTTCGGTGGGTGAGAACCCAGAAGCGTCCCATGCATTAGGCTACCCCGTATTAAAAATTAGATATGTTGCGGTGCTGTTTGGCGGAGCAATGGCCGGATTGGCGGGCGCTTATTTGTCGTTGGCGTATACCCCGATGTGGTCCGAAGGGATTGCTGCAGGGCGAGGGTGGATAGCCTTGGCGCTGGTGGTGTTTGCAAGTTGGCGTATAACGCGTGTTTTGTTGGGGGCGTGGCTGTTTGGCTTTGCCAGTATTTTGCACTTATTGCTACAAGGTTCTGGCTATTCCATTAGTCCAAACCTATTGGCCATGTTGCCCTACGTGGTGACCATTGTTGTGTTAGTGATGATGCAACGAAAGCATGGACAAAGCGATGCGCCGCGATCATTAGGACAACCATTCTCATCAAGCCGCTAA
- a CDS encoding ABC transporter ATP-binding protein has protein sequence MSKSYPGCIANDSVSLKVAPGEVHAILGENGAGKSTLMKMIYGVVKPDSGQMLWNNREVVIEGPAHARKLGMGMVFQHFSLFETLTVVENIALYLDPQDVGDMASLRQRIIDVGIEYGLDVNPDRCVATLSVGEQQRVEIIRCLLQDIQLLILDEPTAVLTPAEAEHLIVVLKQLASKGCSILFISHKLHEVNALCDRATVLRAGKVTGSCVPRNSSPSDMAKLMLGDELELKHDFAAGKRGEMALALKGVEVEPSDTFSIHLRDINLTLNAGEIVGLAGVAGNGQDELVDLINGELTPTSGDIRVPLGEIGNTSVQARRRMGLAVVPADRIARGSVATMNLSENNLLTGCVNHGVRGGLIDWKFVKQRAQDIIKRYAVKAIGPDDIASSLSGGNLQKFIIGREVEQSPNILVCFHPTWGVDVGAANLIHQQLIALRDQGAAILVLSEDLDELFLLSDRLGALCAGRLSPLENKSKVSLEQLGQWMAGSFEHQENQHAY, from the coding sequence GTGAGCAAATCTTACCCGGGTTGTATCGCGAACGATTCGGTGAGCTTGAAGGTTGCTCCAGGTGAGGTTCACGCCATTCTTGGAGAGAATGGAGCGGGTAAAAGTACATTAATGAAAATGATCTACGGCGTCGTCAAACCCGATAGCGGACAAATGCTGTGGAATAATCGAGAAGTCGTTATCGAAGGCCCTGCACATGCACGTAAGTTAGGCATGGGGATGGTATTTCAGCACTTTTCATTGTTCGAGACCCTTACCGTAGTGGAGAACATTGCGCTGTATCTGGATCCCCAAGACGTGGGGGATATGGCGTCATTGCGCCAGCGTATTATCGATGTTGGAATCGAGTACGGTCTTGATGTAAACCCAGACCGGTGCGTGGCGACTTTATCGGTGGGAGAGCAGCAACGAGTTGAGATTATTCGGTGTTTGTTACAAGACATTCAACTCTTAATTCTGGATGAACCCACCGCAGTGCTGACGCCCGCTGAAGCCGAGCACCTGATCGTAGTGCTCAAACAGCTTGCCTCTAAAGGTTGCAGTATTTTGTTTATTTCACACAAATTGCATGAAGTGAATGCACTGTGTGACCGCGCGACTGTTCTGCGGGCAGGTAAAGTCACCGGTAGCTGCGTACCTCGAAACTCTTCGCCTTCGGACATGGCGAAGTTGATGTTAGGTGACGAGCTGGAATTGAAGCATGACTTTGCTGCTGGTAAACGCGGAGAAATGGCGCTCGCTTTAAAGGGAGTAGAGGTTGAACCGTCGGACACTTTCTCGATTCATTTACGTGATATCAATTTAACTTTAAATGCCGGTGAAATTGTGGGCTTAGCTGGCGTTGCCGGAAATGGTCAAGACGAGCTTGTCGATCTTATTAATGGCGAACTCACACCCACAAGTGGCGATATAAGAGTGCCATTGGGTGAAATCGGCAATACGTCTGTCCAAGCTCGGCGTCGAATGGGCTTGGCAGTGGTGCCAGCTGACCGCATCGCTCGTGGATCGGTTGCGACCATGAACTTAAGCGAAAACAACTTACTGACCGGCTGCGTGAATCACGGAGTTCGCGGGGGATTGATTGACTGGAAATTTGTCAAACAGCGTGCTCAAGACATTATCAAACGCTATGCAGTGAAAGCCATTGGCCCTGATGATATTGCAAGTAGTTTGTCTGGAGGCAACTTACAAAAGTTTATTATTGGCCGAGAAGTTGAACAGTCGCCCAATATTTTAGTGTGCTTTCATCCAACTTGGGGAGTTGATGTTGGAGCGGCAAATTTGATTCATCAGCAGCTCATCGCTTTACGTGATCAGGGGGCTGCAATTTTGGTGCTGAGTGAAGATCTCGACGAATTATTTTTATTGTCAGATAGGCTCGGTGCTTTGTGTGCCGGCCGACTATCTCCTTTAGAAAACAAATCAAAAGTATCACTGGAGCAACTAGGCCAATGGATGGCAGGTTCTTTTGAACATCAGGAGAACCAACATGCGTATTGA
- the xdhA gene encoding xanthine dehydrogenase small subunit, which produces MALYVNNIRVDTEKMAPDMTLLQYLRQHQQLTGTKEGCASGDCGACTVMAIDSNKGMQDAKAINSCISPLSSLDRHHIITIEGLADATFHPVQEKMVECHGSQCGFCTPGFVMSMATLHTSRTDLSTAPTKEQRAAVLDAISGNLCRCTGYRPIIEAGCQSLQKPAQTNKFLHNNEPDAPLSSAISVQKTDQFYVKPTTELELQGILTEHPDAQIIAGGTDLMLEVTQKYKSLPKLIDVTSIGTLNQVQHTPTSLLIGAAACYSHIETELTHVSPSFKELLQRLGSRQIRNRGTIGGNICNASPIADTPPILMVLNAILHLTNHQGQQRSVNINDFYQGYKKTVLQAGEYLAHIEIPLSALHQPIKLYKVSKRYEDDISAVMGAFTLTQDGAIRMAFGGMAATPVRAVQTESILTLDENNQFSAASLDQARACLSREFSPISDVRASAEYRSEMASNLLVKACLELTSNISIGAFEHA; this is translated from the coding sequence ATGGCTCTTTACGTCAACAATATAAGAGTAGACACGGAAAAAATGGCGCCTGATATGACCTTGCTTCAATACCTTCGCCAACATCAGCAATTGACTGGAACGAAAGAGGGATGTGCATCAGGAGATTGCGGAGCTTGCACCGTTATGGCGATTGACAGCAATAAAGGCATGCAAGATGCAAAAGCAATTAACAGCTGTATTTCTCCGTTATCGAGTCTTGATAGGCACCACATCATTACTATTGAAGGATTAGCAGACGCCACATTCCATCCAGTACAAGAAAAAATGGTGGAATGTCACGGCTCTCAATGCGGATTTTGCACACCAGGTTTTGTTATGAGCATGGCCACTTTGCATACCTCGCGCACCGATTTAAGCACTGCCCCCACCAAGGAACAACGCGCAGCCGTACTAGATGCAATCTCGGGCAACTTATGCCGTTGTACGGGATATCGCCCTATCATTGAGGCTGGGTGTCAGTCCCTACAAAAACCTGCCCAAACAAACAAGTTTTTGCACAACAACGAACCAGATGCACCTTTATCGAGCGCAATATCGGTTCAGAAAACTGACCAATTTTACGTAAAACCAACCACCGAACTAGAGCTTCAGGGAATTTTAACAGAACACCCCGATGCTCAAATCATCGCAGGTGGCACTGATTTAATGTTAGAGGTGACACAAAAGTATAAGTCATTACCCAAGCTCATTGATGTGACGAGCATAGGGACATTAAATCAGGTACAGCACACTCCAACTAGTTTATTGATTGGGGCAGCCGCGTGTTACAGCCACATTGAAACTGAGCTGACTCATGTGTCCCCTTCATTTAAGGAGTTATTGCAACGCTTAGGATCTCGACAAATTAGAAACCGGGGCACCATCGGCGGCAATATCTGTAACGCCAGCCCCATTGCCGACACACCTCCCATCTTAATGGTACTGAATGCCATTTTGCATCTCACCAATCATCAAGGTCAGCAGCGTTCAGTCAATATCAATGACTTTTACCAAGGTTATAAAAAAACAGTATTGCAGGCCGGAGAATATCTCGCTCATATTGAAATTCCGCTTTCGGCACTTCATCAGCCGATTAAGCTTTATAAGGTCAGTAAACGCTATGAAGATGATATTTCGGCGGTAATGGGCGCGTTTACTCTCACGCAAGATGGGGCCATAAGAATGGCATTTGGAGGCATGGCCGCCACGCCGGTTCGCGCAGTCCAAACCGAAAGCATTCTAACGCTCGATGAGAATAATCAATTCAGCGCAGCCAGTCTCGACCAAGCACGCGCATGCTTAAGTAGAGAGTTTAGCCCCATCAGCGATGTGCGAGCCTCAGCTGAATATCGCTCTGAGATGGCATCAAACTTACTCGTCAAAGCCTGTCTTGAATTGACTTCTAACATCAGCATAGGAGCTTTTGAGCATGCGTAA
- a CDS encoding ABC transporter permease, with translation MRIEKRVQSSKHMIYLSPVLAVVLTLLAGAALFQLLGHPPGESLYNYFINPVSDMYGLTELLVKVTPLLLCAIGLTLCFKGQVWNIGAEGQFLFAALMAGMVTLELADVEGFWVIPVILLSGALAGMAWAGVTAVLKTKFGANEILTTIMLNYVALNLLLWGVHGPLKDPDGYNFPESALFSEHTLLPLLSEDYRVTAAIFIALFMLAVVWFLLSKTLFGFQIRVLGESASAAKFAGFNQHRLIWLLLLFSGAMAGIAAVSEINGPVGQLIPTLNLGYGYAAIIVVFMGRMHPLGILLASILLGLTYVGGEMVQIEQGMPKSIIGLFQGMLLFFLLACDLFIHYRVVFDRWSTSPTMHTPTSTKVAE, from the coding sequence ATGCGTATTGAGAAACGAGTTCAATCATCTAAACACATGATCTATTTGTCGCCTGTGTTGGCGGTGGTTTTAACCTTGCTGGCCGGTGCCGCATTGTTTCAATTATTGGGTCATCCTCCGGGCGAAAGTCTCTATAACTATTTTATTAACCCCGTGAGCGATATGTATGGCTTAACGGAGTTGTTGGTCAAGGTAACTCCATTATTACTTTGCGCCATTGGTTTAACGCTGTGCTTTAAAGGGCAAGTTTGGAATATTGGTGCTGAAGGGCAGTTTTTGTTTGCGGCTTTAATGGCAGGAATGGTGACGCTTGAGCTAGCTGACGTTGAGGGCTTTTGGGTCATACCTGTGATTCTTCTCAGTGGAGCATTGGCCGGTATGGCCTGGGCGGGCGTGACCGCTGTGCTTAAAACTAAATTTGGTGCCAATGAAATTTTAACCACCATTATGCTCAATTATGTTGCCCTGAATTTATTGCTATGGGGTGTGCATGGTCCACTCAAGGACCCTGATGGATATAACTTTCCTGAGTCTGCCTTATTTTCAGAACACACTTTATTGCCATTGTTATCTGAAGATTATCGGGTGACGGCTGCCATTTTTATTGCGCTGTTCATGCTGGCTGTGGTTTGGTTTTTATTGAGTAAAACACTTTTTGGATTTCAAATTCGAGTCTTGGGTGAGAGTGCCTCCGCAGCAAAGTTTGCTGGATTTAATCAACACCGTTTGATTTGGTTGTTGTTGCTCTTTAGTGGAGCAATGGCAGGTATCGCAGCGGTGTCTGAAATCAATGGTCCCGTAGGGCAGCTGATTCCAACACTGAATCTTGGGTACGGTTACGCAGCGATCATTGTGGTGTTTATGGGACGCATGCATCCGCTGGGAATTCTACTTGCCAGTATCTTATTGGGGCTGACCTATGTAGGCGGAGAAATGGTTCAAATTGAACAAGGCATGCCCAAATCAATTATTGGTTTGTTCCAAGGCATGCTGCTGTTTTTCCTCTTGGCCTGCGATTTATTCATTCATTATCGAGTGGTCTTCGACCGTTGGAGCACTTCACCAACGATGCATACGCCAACATCTACAAAGGTGGCTGAATAA
- a CDS encoding BMP family ABC transporter substrate-binding protein gives MKLSKLKSVIGLAALVFAGALAAEPLKVGFVYVSPIGDAGWTYMHEKGRLQVAEEFGDKIDTSFVESVAEGADAERVIRKMAQSGYDLIFTTSFGYMNPTLKAAKRFPKVTFEHATGYKKAKNVGNYMTRDYEARYLAGMVAGAMSQTNVLGYVGAFPIPEVVRGINAYMLGAQQMNPDITMKVIWVNTWHDPAREREAAESLMLQGADVLAMHTDSPAVIQAAEANGKYATGFNSDMSAYGPNSHLTSAMQHWDSIYRTKIKAVLDGSWKPTSVWDGLKQGANGISPIHPRVPADVVAKVEQHKAQIIAGERSVFQGPVMNQKGEVKVAKGASLTDSELLKFGWYVKGVEGQIPQ, from the coding sequence ATGAAGTTAAGCAAATTAAAGAGTGTAATAGGGTTGGCTGCGCTGGTGTTTGCTGGAGCTTTAGCGGCAGAGCCTCTTAAAGTTGGTTTTGTGTATGTTAGTCCGATTGGAGATGCAGGATGGACATATATGCATGAAAAAGGACGACTCCAAGTTGCAGAAGAATTTGGCGACAAGATTGACACGTCGTTTGTTGAATCCGTTGCAGAAGGGGCGGATGCCGAACGGGTGATCCGAAAAATGGCACAGTCCGGCTACGATTTAATTTTTACCACCTCGTTTGGTTACATGAATCCAACCTTAAAAGCAGCCAAGCGCTTTCCTAAAGTTACCTTTGAACATGCGACCGGCTATAAAAAAGCTAAGAATGTGGGCAACTATATGACGCGAGATTATGAGGCTCGGTATTTGGCCGGAATGGTGGCCGGTGCAATGTCTCAAACTAATGTACTGGGGTATGTGGGAGCATTTCCAATTCCTGAAGTTGTGCGCGGGATAAATGCCTACATGTTAGGTGCTCAGCAGATGAATCCGGATATTACGATGAAAGTGATTTGGGTGAACACATGGCATGATCCAGCACGCGAACGTGAAGCGGCTGAGAGCTTAATGCTCCAAGGTGCAGATGTTTTAGCCATGCATACTGACTCGCCAGCTGTAATTCAGGCAGCGGAAGCGAACGGTAAATATGCCACAGGGTTCAATTCCGATATGAGTGCGTATGGCCCCAACTCCCATCTAACCTCTGCAATGCAGCATTGGGATTCAATTTACCGCACCAAAATTAAGGCGGTATTGGATGGCTCTTGGAAGCCAACATCAGTTTGGGATGGTTTGAAACAAGGTGCCAATGGAATCTCACCTATTCACCCCCGTGTACCGGCGGATGTGGTGGCAAAAGTAGAACAACACAAGGCGCAAATTATTGCGGGTGAGCGTTCTGTATTTCAGGGGCCAGTGATGAACCAAAAAGGCGAAGTGAAGGTTGCAAAAGGCGCTTCTTTGACTGATTCAGAGCTATTGAAATTTGGTTGGTATGTAAAGGGAGTCGAAGGGCAAATCCCTCAATAA